A window of Pirellulales bacterium contains these coding sequences:
- a CDS encoding glutamate-5-semialdehyde dehydrogenase has translation MAIAETNDLRRYCVETAQRAHRASFELGTVPTEQKQQWLARSARLLRERHADLIAANERDLADARANGLTDAQIDRLRLTPARLEDLAAAVEEVATLADPVGEVIETSTRPNGLRVDKIRVPLGVVFFIYESRPNVTIDAAAICVKSGNAVILRGGKEARHSNQALAELLREALVETGLPVDAVQLVETTDRAAVGHFLGLDQYIDLAIPRGGEGLIRRVAAEARMPVIKHFTGNCHLYVDRAADLDMAETIAINAKCQRMGVCNAAESLLVHADVAAEFLPRIGAALAARGVEIRGDERVCELVPGAVEATEEDWGAEYLAPIISANVVASLDEAIERINRYGSHHTDAIITRDEVAARRFTARVDSSAVVVNASTRFNDGGCIGLGAEIGISTDKFHARGPCGLKELTSYKYVIVGDGQIRQ, from the coding sequence ATGGCCATTGCCGAGACCAACGATCTGCGTCGCTATTGTGTCGAGACCGCCCAGCGGGCACACCGTGCCTCGTTCGAGTTGGGGACCGTCCCGACGGAGCAGAAGCAGCAATGGCTCGCCCGCTCCGCCCGCTTGCTACGCGAACGTCACGCCGACCTCATCGCCGCCAACGAGCGCGATCTTGCCGACGCGCGGGCCAATGGCCTGACCGATGCGCAGATCGATCGTCTGCGGCTGACTCCCGCTCGTCTCGAAGATTTGGCCGCCGCGGTCGAAGAGGTCGCCACGCTGGCCGATCCCGTCGGCGAAGTGATCGAAACTTCGACGCGGCCGAACGGTCTGCGGGTCGACAAGATCCGGGTGCCCCTCGGCGTGGTGTTCTTCATCTACGAGTCTCGTCCCAACGTGACGATCGATGCCGCGGCCATCTGCGTGAAGAGCGGCAACGCCGTGATTCTGCGCGGCGGCAAAGAGGCGCGGCATTCGAACCAGGCGCTGGCCGAGTTGCTGCGCGAGGCGCTCGTCGAGACCGGGTTGCCCGTCGATGCCGTGCAACTCGTCGAGACGACCGACCGCGCAGCCGTCGGGCACTTCCTGGGGCTCGACCAGTACATCGATCTCGCCATTCCCCGTGGAGGCGAGGGACTGATTCGCCGCGTGGCGGCCGAAGCACGCATGCCGGTCATCAAGCATTTCACTGGCAATTGCCACCTCTACGTCGATCGTGCGGCCGATCTCGACATGGCCGAGACCATTGCGATCAACGCCAAGTGCCAGCGGATGGGGGTCTGCAACGCGGCCGAATCGCTGTTGGTGCATGCGGACGTGGCGGCCGAGTTCCTGCCCCGCATCGGCGCGGCCCTGGCCGCCCGCGGTGTCGAGATTCGAGGCGATGAGCGCGTCTGCGAGCTCGTGCCGGGCGCCGTCGAGGCGACCGAGGAGGACTGGGGGGCCGAGTATCTGGCCCCCATTATTTCGGCCAACGTCGTCGCCTCGCTCGACGAGGCCATCGAACGCATCAACCGCTACGGTTCGCACCATACGGATGCCATCATCACGCGCGACGAAGTCGCCGCCCGGCGATTTACCGCCCGGGTCGATAGCTCGGCCGTGGTCGTAAATGCCAGCACACGCTTCAACGACGGGGGCTGCATCGGGCTGGGGGCCGAGATCGGCATCAGCACCGACAAGTTCCACGCCCGCGGGCCGTGCGGTCTGAAAGAGCTTACCAGCTACAAGTATGTGATCGTCGGAGACGGTCAGATTCGCCAGTAG